The Corvus cornix cornix isolate S_Up_H32 chromosome 12, ASM73873v5, whole genome shotgun sequence genome includes a window with the following:
- the IQSEC1 gene encoding IQ motif and SEC7 domain-containing protein 1 isoform X16, whose product MWCLHCSSERTQSLLELELDSCVEGEAPSSETGTSLDSPSAYPQGPITHSSALSPEHYENPYGLYSIAPGQQRARRPKLQHSTSILRKQAEEEAIKRSRSLSESYELSSDLQDKQVEMLERKYGGRLITRHAARTIQTAFRQYQMNKNFERLRSSMSENRMSRRIVLSNMRMQFSFEGPEKVHSSYFEGKQVSVTNDGSKLGSLVPSECDELGETATMKSPAASTDFTDAITELEDAFSRQVKSLAESIDDALNCRSLHSDEIQSAEQVRSREMERESCAPSKPAIHNVDHRKLDEMTASYSDVTLYIDEEELSPPLPLSQSVDRPSSTESDLRLRSVNSSQEYWSMTHKDDKIDTDTSCRSTPSLECQEQRMRMDHLPLLTIEPPSDSSVDLSDRSERGSLKRQNAYDRGITSQQGSPKHIPHSIPAKIITREEPEARHRARPIDSHLAINGTANRQSKSESDYSDGDNDSINSTSNSNDTINCSSESSSRDSLREQTLSKQTYHKETRNSWDSPAFSNDVIRKRHYRIGLNLFNKKPEKGVQYLIERGFVPDTPVGVAHFLLQRKGLSRQMIGEFLGNRQKQFNRDVLDCVVDEMDFSTMELDEALRKFQAHIRVQGEAQKVERLIEAFSQRYCICNPGVVRQFRNPDTIFILAFAIILLNTDMYSPNVKPERKMKLEDFIKNLRGVDDGEDIPREMLIGIYERIRKRELKTNEDHVSQVQKVEKLIVGKKPIGSLHHGLGCVLSLPHRRLVCYCRLFEVPDPNKPQKLGLHQREIFLFNDLLVVTKIFQKKKNSVTYSFRQSFSLYGMQVLLFENQYYPNGIRLTSAVPGADIKVLINFNAPNPQDRKKFTDDLRESIAEVQEMEKHRIESELEKQKGVVRPSMSQCSSLKKDSGNGTLPRACLDDSYAGGEGLKRSALSSSLRDLSEAGKRGRRSSAGSLDSNMEFQHFEPLQGLNT is encoded by the exons CGTTGAGGGGGAGGCTCCCAGCAGCGAGACCGGCACGTCCCTGGATAGCCCCTCTGCCTACCCGCAGGGCCCTATAACGCACAGCTCCGCCCTGAGCCCCGAGCACTACGAGAACCCCTACGGGCTCTACTCCATCGCGCCGGGCCAGCAGCGAGCCCGCCGGCCCAAGCTCCAGCACTCCACCTCCATCCTGCGCAAACAGGCCGAGGAAGAAGCCATCAAAAGGTCGAGATCGCTTTCGGAGAGCTATGAACTCTCTTCAGACCTACAGGATAAGCAG GTGGAGATGCTAGAACGGAAGTATGGGGGCCGTCTGATCACCAGACATGCTGCGCGCACCATCCAGACCGCCTTCCGCCAGTATCAGATGAACAAGAACTTCGAGCGCCTGCGCAGTTCTATGTCTGAGAATCGCATGTCAAGGCGCATCGTCCTGTCCAATATGAGAATGCAGTTTTCCTTTGAAGGACCTGAGAAAGTCCACAGCTCCTACTTCGAAGGGAAGCAAGTTTCTGTTACAAATGATGGGTCAAAGCTGGGCTCCCTGGTGCCGTCGGAGTGCGATGAGCTCGGGGAGACGGCTACGATGAAGTCCCCAGCAGCATCCACTGATTTCACTGATGCTATAACAGAACTGGAGGATGCTTTTTCCAGGCAGGTGAAATCCCTGGCGGAATCCATCGACGATGCGCTGAACTGCCGCAGTCTGCACTCGGATGAGATCCAGAGTGCGGAGCAAGTCCGGAGCCGGGAAATGGAGAGGGAGAGCTGTGCTCCGAGCAAACCAGCGATCCACAATGTGGATCACAGGAAGCTGGACGAGATGACGGCGTCCTACAGCGATGTCACGTTGTACATCGATGAGGAGGAGTTGTCCCCACCCCTGCCGCTCTCCCAGTCCGTGGACAGACCATCCAGCACGGAGTCGGACTTGAGGCTCCGCTCTGTGAACTCTTCCCAAGAGTACTGGTCCATGACCCACAAAGATGATAAGATAGACACGGATACGAGCTGCAGGAGTACCCCATCACTGGAATGTcaggagcagaggatgaggaTGGATCACCTCCCTCTGCTCACTATCGAGCCGCCCAGTGACAGCTCCGTGGACTTGAGTGATCGCTCGGAGAGGGGCTCCTTAAAGAGACAGAATGCGTATGACCGAGGCATCACCAGCCAGCAAGGCAGCCCTAAACATATCCCTCACAGCATTCCTGCCAAGATCATCACCCGGGAGGAGCCAGAGGCCAGGCACAGGGCTAGGCCCATAGACAGTCACTTGGCCATCAATGGCACAGCAAACAGGCAAAGCAAATCAGAATCTGATTACTCTGATGGGGACAACGACAGCATCAACAGCACTTCCAACTCCAATGATACAATAAATTGCAGCTCAGAATCCTCTTCTAGAGACAGCCTAAGGGAGCAAACCTTGAGCAAACAAACCTACCACAAAGAGACTCGAAACAGCTGGGATTCCCCTGCCTTCAGTAACGATGTTATCAGGAAACGCCATTATAGGATTGGGCTGAATCTTTTTAACAA aaaacctgaaaaaggaGTCCAGTACCTCATTGAGCGAGGGTTTGTGCCGGACACTCCTGTTGGGGTTGCCcacttcctgctgcagaggaaagggCTCAGCAGGCAGATGATCGGAGAATTCCTGGGAAATCGGCAAAAGCAGTTCAACAGGGATGTGTTAGA CTGTGTGGTGGATGAGATGGACTTCTCCACAATGGAGCTGGATGAAGCACTCAGGAAATTTCAGGCCCATATCCGTGTCCAAGGAGAAGCCCAGAAAGTGGAGAGGCTCATTGAAGCTTTTAG CCAGCGTTACTGCATCTGCAACCCGGGCGTGGTGCGGCAGTTCCGCAACCCCGACACCATCTTCATCCTGGCCTTCGCCATCATCCTGCTCAACACCGACATGTACAGCCCCAACGTCAAACCCGAGCGCAAGATGAAGCTGGAGGACTTCATCAAGAACCTCAGGG GGGTGGACGACGGCGAGGACATCCCGCGGGAGATGCTGATCGGGATCTACGAGCGCATCCGCAAGCGGGAGCTGAAGACCAACGAGGACCACGTGTCCCAGGTGCAGAAGGTGGAGAAGCTCATCGTGGGCAAGAAACCG ATTGGATCTCTGCACCATGGACTTGGTTGT GtgctctccctcccccaccGGAGGCTTGTTTGCTACTGTAGGCTGTTTGAAGTTCCAGATCCAAATAAACCTCAGAAGCTTGGATTGCACCAAcgagaaatatttttatttaatgatcTTCTCGTG GTGACcaagatttttcagaagaagaagaatTCTGTTACATACAGTTTTCGACAGTCCTTTTCCCTCTATGGAATGCAAGTTCTTCTCTTTGAGAACCAGT attaTCCCAATGGCATTCGGCTCACGTCAGCTGTTCCAGGAGCAGATATCAAAGTACTCATAAATTTCAATGCACCAAATCCTCAGGACAGGAAGAAGTTTACAGATGATTTGAGGGAGTCGATTGCAGAAGttcaggaaatggaaaagcacagaatAGAGT ccgagctggagaagcagaagggGGTGGTGCGTCCCAGCATGTCCCAGTGCTCCAGCCTGAAGAAGGACTCTGGGAACGGGACCCTGCCCAGGGCGTGCCTGGATGACAGCTACGCCGGGGGCGAGGGGCTGAAGCGGAGCGCGCTGAGCTCCTCGCTGCGGGACCTGTCCGAAGCAG